In Felis catus isolate Fca126 chromosome E1, F.catus_Fca126_mat1.0, whole genome shotgun sequence, the following proteins share a genomic window:
- the EVI2B gene encoding protein EVI2B, whose product MDPKYFILSLFCGHLSDTFLLTTEDITTESPVFISSRLNVSANAQNTTGNPWSQPTEFNHVSSAQPISTAKVAGGQSIPGAYAPSEKPAAQTSAGQPPASNITRQPPIPTANASSRQTVLPVLTSAGQLPPSAHTSTKQLPPFLYTSTQQPSSIHTSSGKPILPTVHNPSKPPTPSVKSSQRVTPGFILETTSNTNIPRETNSNLIAATLVGVILMSMFVAIIMIVLWKCLRKPVSNDQNWAGRSPFADGETPDICLDNFRENEAPVKRTSIVSLMPWKPSKNTLIADDLEIKLFESSEHIGDSNNAKTEKIKDQVNGTSEESAGGSTIGTAISSSDDADYPPPSPLLDLEGQESNQSDKPTMTIISPLPNESTNLPPSLDCLNQVCEGYNSEFEQSFPPPPDSFHLPPAPEDFMKNQEDSHNEIQGQEFSIPPDSGQDHSESLPPPPEELL is encoded by the coding sequence ATGGATCCGAAATATTTCATCTTAAGTTTGTTTTGTGGACACCTCAGTGATACATTTCTCTTAACGACAGAAGACATTACAACAGAGTCTCCTGTATTTATATCATCAAGGCTCAATGTCTCAGCTAATGCTCAAAACACAACAGGGAATCCTTGGAGTCAACCAACAGAATTCAACCACGTTTCTTCTGCACAACCAATATCAACTGCCAAAGTTGCTGGTGGACAATCAATACCAGGGGCCTATGCTCCTTCTGAAAAACCGGCAGCGCAAACTTCTGCTGGGCAACCACCTGCCTCTAACATCACCAGACAACCACCAATACCAACGGCCAACGCCTCCTCCCGACAAACAGTACTCCCTGTGCTTACCTCTGCCGGACAACTACCACCATCTGCCCATACTTCTACCAAACAACTGCCGCCATTTCTCTACACTTCCACTCAACAACCATCATCTATCCACACGTCTTCTGGAAAACCAATACTACCAACTGTTCATAATCCATCTAAACCACCAACCCCAAGTGTCAAAAGTTCACAGAGGGTGACTCCAGGATTCATCCTAGAAACTACCAGTAACACAAATATCCCACGGGAAACCAATTCTAATTTGATAGCTGCCACATTAGTGGGTGTAATTCTGATGTCTATGTTTGTAGCTATAATCATGATTGTGCTATGGAAATGCTTGAGAAAACCAGTTTCAAATGATCAGAATTGGGCAGGTAGGTCTCCATTTGCCGATGGTGAAACCCCCGACATCTGTTTGGATAACTTTAGAGAAAATGAAGCACCCGTGAAAAGGACATCAATTGTTTCACTTATGCCCTGGAAACCAAGCAAAAACACACTCATAGCAGATGACTTAGAAATTAAGTTGTTTGAATCAAGTGAACACATTGGAGATTCCAACAACgccaaaacagagaaaataaaagatcagGTAAATGGTACATCAGAGGAGAGTGCTGGGGGATCAACGATCGGCACTGCTATTTCTTCTTCAGATGATGCAGATTATCCACCACCTTCCCCACTTCTTGATTTGGAAGGACAGGAGAGTAACCAATCCGACAAACCCACAATGACAATTATATCTCCTCTTCCAAATGAGTCCACCAATCTCCCACCATCTCTGGACTGTCTCAATCAAGTCTGTGAAGGTTACAATTCTGAGTTTGAACAATCATTTCCACCTCCTCCCGACTCATTTCACTTGCCCCCGGCACCAGAAGATTTCATGAAAAACCAGGAAGATTCCCACAATGAGATCCAGGGTCAGGAATTCTCTATTCCTCCTGACTCTGGTCAAGACCACAGTGAATCCTTGCCACCCCCACCTGAAGAACTGTTATAA
- the EVI2A gene encoding protein EVI2A, with protein sequence MDMEHAGHYLHLAFVMTTAFSLCPGTKANYTHLWGNSTTVWDPDIQNKTGRNQNENMNTNPTTSAVDKKSDSTNMTEIATSSPVLSLTPKSELEIYIPSVVRNSSPTVPSIKNTSKSPHDIFKKGVCEENNNKMAMLICLIIIAVLFLICTLLFLSTVVLANKVSSLRRSKQVGKRQPRTNGDFLASSGLWPAESDTWKRAQQLTGPNLMMQSTGTLTATRDRKDEGGTEKLTN encoded by the coding sequence ATGGACATGGAACACGCAGGACATTACCTGCATCTTGCCTTCGTGATGACAACAGCTTTTTCTTTGTGTCCTGGAACAAAAGCAAACTATACCCATCTGTGGGGTAACAGTACTACTGTCTGGGATCCCGATATTCAAAATAAGACGGGcagaaaccaaaatgaaaacatgaacacAAACCCTACAACTTCTGCAGTAGATAAAAAGAGTGATTCTACAAACATGACTGAAATCGCCACGTCATCTCCTGTCCTATCTCTAACTCCTAAATCGGAACTGGAGATTTATATACCTTCTGTCGTCAGGAACAGCTCTCCAACAGTACCGAGcatcaaaaacacaagcaaaagtCCCCATGACATTTTCAAAAAAGGGGTCTgtgaggaaaacaacaacaaaatggctATGCTAATTTGCTTAATTATAATTGCAGTGCTTTTTCTTATCTGCACCCTCCTATTTCTTTCGACTGTAGTTCTGGCAAACAAAGTCTCATCCCTCAGACGATCAAAACAAGTAGGCAAGCGTCAGCCGAGAACCAACGGCGATTTTCTGGCAAGCAGTGGTCTATGGCCTGCTGAATCAGACACTTGGAAAAGAGCACAACAGCTCACAGGGCCCAACCTAATGATGCAATCTACTGGAACTCTCACAGCTACAAGGGACAGAAAAGATGAAGGAGGAACTGAAAAACTCACTAACTAA